A genomic window from Daphnia magna isolate NIES linkage group LG9, ASM2063170v1.1, whole genome shotgun sequence includes:
- the LOC123475921 gene encoding uncharacterized protein LOC123475921 → MDQNRRDYVSNLCSRFVSDYLMQLDNFHAKGASGRKIRVGEVVVIHDKLSKRLMWKTGVVKELLPSCDGLVRSAIVKFPSELREDQPEDVEIADGVLNPEPAEATAPQFPNPPDPAPFPLLPIDPADVEEDYHVANPAATDVGEVEAPGMGSGGEYVGNERRPQRPTTRSGRTTRIPAHLREYDFRGPR, encoded by the exons ATGGATCAGAACAGGCGTGACTACGTCAGCAACTTGTGCTCGCGGTTCGTCTCCGATTACCTGATGCAGCTGGATAATTTTCACGCAAAGGGAGCGTCGGGTAGAAAAATCCGCGTCGGAGAAGTTGTCGTAATCCACGACAAACTTTCCAAACGGCTCATGTGGAAGACGGGAGTAGTTAAGGAATTACTCCCCAGCTGCGACGGCTTAGTCCGATCCGCGATCGTCAAGTTCCCATCCG AACTGAGAGAAGATCAACCGGAAGATGTGGAGATCGCAGACGGTGTATTGAATCCGGAGCCAGCTGAAGCAACTGCTCCGCAATTTCCAAATCCACCCGATCCGGCTCCATTCCCATTGCTTCCGATCGATCCAGCTGACGTCGAAGAAGATTATCATGTGGCCAATCCGGCCGCAACTGACGTCGGCGAGGTCGAGGCCCCAGGCATGGGCTCTGGTGGGGAGTATGTTGGAAACGAAAGACGTCCCCAACGGCCGACGACGAGATCCGGCCGAACAACCAGGATTCCGGCCCATTTACGGGAATACGATTTTCGGGGCCCCCGATAG
- the LOC123475945 gene encoding uncharacterized protein LOC123475945: MQAKYNRLSEAVARDMEASNATRAQFDAEVESMITLEDECNAAYVIVRRKKDEFKALKEAEERKRQKADQDAIRAKEKADQDAIRAQEKIDQDAARAQERIIRQQEFQDQQNLFRQLIAAIPAAAAPGAPAAPAAVTSTKLPKRQIKPFKGDVLEWTAFWEGYNAAVHESAIPAVQKFGYLKDYLKGEAQLCVENLELTDANYTVAVNLLKAMYGKPDVLIEAHTHKLATLQPVKDIADTAALRCFQLTIQSHINALETLGVARTSHGCLLGSSILRSIPLKLQEKWAESATNKVTDIDQVLKFIEEQVEAAERLSRLRATTPKPAQNSPQPAKIKPATTPTASQLGVSSKPTPQTNHPSKTRRNGSPPPPRREATASSSRKPMLPCVFCKEMHWATNCPMELKEKKAVITNERRCSNCFGQHETTVCFNPRRCQRCRAKHHTFLCAEKDTRFGSSTIIPNKPAAGSSSTTACASSFGEIILKTATVYILGPYGKQIRAILFLDDGSHRTWIKKQISRELQLKIIQVEQIATRAFRQTEAPPAETHNVVEMTVRGTWPGAPTVRIEALEATDKVGSTGPYQTTEFARKLWLENENLADDRFEREGGDEDVGILVGMDQMFNIMFNEPAITSPCGLRAYSSKLGKVIGGPSQETTSKQSQSIVSQLLINSNCSLPQITSQPSEIFNRIQSNKSESRQTGNSSLLPLPENSEQICFFDSTKESKRFEMEKLNFDMSLFWRLENFANLNDCVAVEKDDQFRSFCEEITRFEDGRYCMPIPWTTDRWRLEINHQMAAVRLRSMLHKLRKSPVDLANYTKEIEQLIANGFVEEADFNYDGLHTYLPHHPVYRTDKATTKIRPVFDGAARSKYGPSLNDVLETGPNLNPDLLSVLMRFRENGADIAEISKRPFSTSRCSPKTLKLSDFYGQENRKNPTPISSLKSRFSTTVEQIEEQLYVDDYLGGADNVPTAITTVEETVTLFSEAQLNMRSWATNNKQLRDFLTEKEMSNQIVGILSPTIDGQQKALGLRWDTSSDSFKFYPTSIMEAAVQIGEKITKRKILSISARIFDPIGFLAPTVLLLKIIYQKLWEGDIGWDDDATPEVKNTWSSIMKGLKDLHHLEIPRWIGYSKTSIVSAEIHVFGDASEAAYGAVAYARLRLENGIPYTILLASKTRVAPLPKKKVTLPRLELLSSLLAIRLGEKIRTSLHTESWKTTYWTDSLVTLGWIRGDPYRWRPFVRNQLETIRKFSNADWWRHCPGLENPADLASRGAPAHALVESKLWWHGPAWLTEGESEWPNSPENHSTETQEKIEEEETKKTATVSFAAVETAQPIEWYLDKTSTWTKLLFRTAWVLRALNRMKKRTRDPGLELKEVITVAGKEITIDKIVTEELNEAELAICRQLQIERYPKAFRTLQLGLQIHPKEKIASLRPVWDNRDRLIRVTGRVALALRDRDIQPPILLPANHSVVKMLITNKHVFNSYTGVKTTLSELKEKYWIVKGRQQVRNVWFACVKCQKLTSPPFRQIAAPLPANRLRDARAFEITGTDFAGPLYYKNATPKRKSKSAPSVEQVIPEPPPEEENPDAAELPTEEAPEEEDDGDQPDPTQQVNKKQPKSYMCIFTCAVTRAIHLELTKDMTARSFLLAFRRFSARRGPVSGRSAPDHSESVSQQSSFNLCYAGASSQPIGSRFNK; this comes from the exons ATGCAAGCTAAATACAATCGACTCTCAGAAGCGGTCGCCAGAGACATGGAAGCATCAAACGCGACCCGTGCACAATTCGATGCCGAGGTCGAAAGCATGATCACTCTGGAGGATGAGTGCAACGCTGCATACGTGATCGTCAGGCGAAAAAAGGATGAATTCAAAGCACTcaaagaagctgaagaaagaaaacggcaaAAAGCCGATCAAGACGCCATCAGGGCCAAAGAAAAGGCCGATCAGGACGCCATAAGGGCCCAAGAAAAAATCGATCAAGACGCTGCAAGAGCACAAGAGAGAATCATCCGTCAACAAGAATTTCAAGATCAACAGAACTTGTTCCGACAACTGATTGCCGCCATTCCAGCAGCAGCTGCACCAGGAGCACCAGCAGCTCCAGCCGCAGTTACATCGACTAAGCTCCCAAAACGTCAAATTAAACCATTCAAAGGGGACGTGCTCGAATGGACGGCCTTCTGGGAAGGTTACAACGCAGCCGTCCATGAATCAGCCATTCCGGCGGTTCAAAAATTTGGATATCTTAAAGACTACTTGAAAGGTGAAGCACAGCTGTGCGTGGAGAACCTGGAGCTGACAGACGCCAACTACACCGTTGCAGTGAATCTACTGAAGGCGATGTACGGCAAACCGGACGTCCTGATCGAGGCCCACACCCACAAATTAGCCACGCTGCAACCAGTGAAAGACATAGCTGATACCGCGGCGCTCAGGTGCTTCCAGCTGACTATCCAGTCACATATCAATGCGTTGGAGACACTGGGAGTTGCAAGAACGAGCCACGGATGCCTCCTTGGATCAAGCATTTTACGCTCGATCCCACTCAAACTTCAAGAAAAGTGGGCAGAATCCGCAACAAACAAGGTAACAGACATTGATCAAGTGTTAAAATTTATCGAAGAGCAAGTTGAAGCTGCAGAGCGACTCAGCCGTCTGAGAGCTACTACACCAAAGCCGGCCCAAAATTCTCCGCAACcggcaaaaataaaaccagCAACAACACCGACAGCTTCCCAGCTCGGAGTCAGCAGCAAGCCGACTCCACAAACAAACCATCCaagcaaaacaagaagaaatggcAGCCCACCACCACCAAGGAGAGAAGCGACAGCATCATCTTCAAGAAAGCCAATGCTGCCCTGCGTGTTCTGCAAGGAGATGCATTGGGCCACGAATTGCCCAATGgagctgaaagaaaaaaaggcagtCATCACCAACGAAAGAAGATGCTCTAACTGTTTCGGTCAACACGAGACCACCGTTTGTTTCAATCCCCGCAGGTGTCAGCGATGCCGAGCAAAGCACCACACATTCTTGTGTGCCGAGAAAGATACCAGATTCGGATCCTCAACCATAATCCCAAATAAACCGGCCGCTGGAAGCAGCTCAACTACAGCGTGCGCAAGCTCCTTTGGTGAGATTATTCTCAAAACAGCAACCGTTTACATTTTAGGCCCATACGGAAAGCAGATCCGAGCAATTCTCTTCCTCGACGACGGCAGCCATAGAACATGGATTAAAAAGCAGATTTCAAGAGAACTTCAACTGAAGATAATCCAGGTGGAACAAATCGCGACCAGGGCCTTCCGCCAGACAGAGGCCCCTCCAGCAGAAACTCACAACGTGGTCGAAATGACGGTGCGGGGCACCTGGCCAGGAGCCCCAACGGTGCGCATAGAAGCTTTGGAGGCAACCGACAAAGTAGGAAGCACCGGCCCGTACCAAACTACAGAATTTGCAAGAAAGCTGTggttggaaaatgaaaatttggcaGACGACCGCTTCGAACGTGAAGGAGGAGACGAGGACGTCGGAATTCTTGTTGGAATGGACCAAATGTTCAACATCATGTTCAACGAGCCAGCAATTACAAGCCCGTGCGGACTCAGAGCCTACAGTTCGAAACTTGGAAAGGTCATCGGCGGTCCATCCCAAGAAACAACATCGAAGCAAAGTCAATCAATTGTCAGTCAACTACTAATCAATTCAAATTGCTCTCTACCACAGATCACCTCACAGCCATCAGAAATTTTTAACAGAATCCAATCAAACAAGTCGGAAAGCAGGCAGACAGGAAATTCCAGTCTCCTTCCACTACCAGAAAATTCTGAACAAATCTGCTTTTTCGACTcaacaaaagaaagtaaaagGTTTGAAATGGAGAAGTTAAATTTTGATATGTCGTTATTTTGGCGTCTAGAAAATTTCGCGAACTTAAACGACTGCGTTGCTGTGGAGAAGGACGATCAATTCCGCTCCTTCTGCGAAGAAATCACGCGATTTGAAGACGGCAGATATTGCATGCCAATACCATGGACGACTGACAGATGGAGACTGGAAATCAACCACCAGATGGCAGCAGTAAGACTGAGAAGCATGCTGCACAAGCTCCGAAAATCTCCAGTCGACTTGGCCAACTacacaaaagaaatcgaaCAACTCATAGCAAACGGATTTGTAGAAGAGGCTGATTTCAATTACGATGGCCTCCACACTTATCTACCGCATCATCCAGTCTACCGAACAGACAAGGCCACCACAAAAATCCGACCAGTTTTCGACGGCGCCGCAAGATCCAAATATGGACCGAGCCTCAACGATGTTCTGGAGACCGGACCAAATCTTAATCCTGATCTCCTCTCGGTCTTAATGCGCTTCCGGGAAAACGGGGCGGATATTGCGGAAATATCGAAAAGGCCTTTCTCAACATCGCGCTGCAGCCCGAAGACGCTGAAGCTGTCAGATTTTTATGGCCAAGAAAACCGGAAGAACCCAACTCCGATTTCATCGC TCAAATCTAGATTTTCTACGACAGTCGAGCAGATAGAAGAGCAGCTTTACGTAGACGACTACCTCGGAGGAGCAGACAACGTGCCAACAGCCATAACTACGGTAGAAGAAACCGTCACGTTATTCTCAGAGGCCCAACTCAACATGAGGAGCTGGGCAACAAACAACAAGCAGCTCCGTGACTTTCTcaccgaaaaagaaatgtcgaACCAGATTGTCGGAATTCTCTCACCCACAATAGACGGCCAGCAAAAGGCACTGGGTCTTAGATGGGACACGAGCTCcgattcatttaaattttaccCTACATCTATAATGGAAGCAGCCGTGCAGATAGGAGAAAAAatcaccaaaagaaaaattctgaGCATATCAGCAAGGATATTCGACCCAATTGGTTTCCTAGCTCCTACAGtcttacttttaaaaataatttatcaaaAACTTTGGGAAGGAGACATAGGTTGGGACGATGACGCCACACCCGAAGTGAAGAACACCTGGAGCAGCATCATGAAAGGCCTGAAAGATCTACATCATTTGGAGATCCCACGATGGATTGGATATTCAAAAACTTCCATCGTCTCCGCAGAAATTCACGTGTTCGGCGATGCATCAGAAGCAGCCTACGGAGCAGTAGCCTACGCACGGCTCCGACTGGAGAACGGAATTCCTTACACCATCCTCCTTGCAAGCAAAACCAGAGTGGCACCTCtcccaaaaaagaaagtaacGTTACCCAGACTCGAACTACTAAGCTCTTTGTTAGCAATTCGTTTAGGAGAGAAAATCCGAACCTCCCTTCACACCGAGTCATGGAAAACGACTTACTGGACAGACTCCCTCGTCACACTTGGATGGATACGAGGAGATCCTTATCGTTGGAGACCGTTCGTGCGAAACCAGTTGGAAACCATCAGAAAATTTTCCAACGCGGATTGGTGGAGACATTGCCCCGGATTGGAGAATCCAGCCGATCTCGCTTCGCGGGGAGCGCCAGCGCATGCGCTGGTGGAATCGAAACTTTGGTGGCACGGACCAGCCTGGCTGACAGAAGGAGAAAGCGAATGGCCGAATTCTCCAGAAAACCACTCCACCGAAACTCAAGAGAAAATCGAGGAAGAGGAGACAAAGAAAACGGCAACTGTCTCCTTTGCAGCAGTCGAAACAGCCCAGCCGATTGAATGGTACCTCGACAAAACCTCTACATGGACAAAACTACTTTTCAGAACAGCCTGGGTCCTCAGAGCACTCAACCGTATGAAGAAAAGAACGCGCGACCCAGGACTTGAACTAAAAGAAGTCATTACAGTCGCCGGAAAAGAAATAACGATCGACAAGATAGTCACCGAAGAGCTCAACGAAGCGGAGCTAGCCATCTGCAGACAGCTCCAAATAGAACGCTATCCCAAAGCTTTTCGGACACTCCAGCTCGGACTGCAGATTCACCCAAAGGAGAAAATCGCATCGCTCCGACCGGTCTGGGACAATCGAGATCGACTCATCCGAGTCACTGGAAGAGTGGCGCTCGCCCTCAGGGATCGAGACATTCAACCACCGATCCTTCTCCCAGCAAACCATTCTGTTGTAAAAATGTTAATAACTAACAAACATGTATTTAATTCATACACAGGAGTAAAGACGACACTGTcagaactgaaagaaaaatattggatCGTGAAAGGACGCCAACAAGTGAGAAACGTTTGGTTCGCCTGTGTGAAGTGCCAGAAGCTGACTTCACCTCCTTTCCGACAAATAGCAGCGCCGCTACCAGCCAACCGACTCCGCGATGCCAGGGCATTCGAAATAACCGGAACCGATTTCGCTGGCCCGCTGTACTACAAAAACGCGACTCCGAAAAGGAAATCCAAGTCGGCGCCATCCGTCGAACAAGTCATTCCGGAACCTCCACCAGAAGAAGAGAACCCGGATGCAGCGGAGCTTCCCACCGAAGAAGCtcccgaagaagaagacgatggcGACCAACCGGATCCGACACAACAAGTCAACAAAAAGCAACCCAAAAGTTACATGTGCATCTTTACTTGTGCCGTGACGAGAGCGATTCATCTGGAGTTAACCAAGGACATGACGGCTCGCTCATTTCTGTTAGCTTTCCGTCGATTCTCCGCCAGAAGAGGCCCAGT GAGTGGACGATCCGCTCCCGATCACTCCGAATCAGTTTCTCAACAATCGTCGTTCAACTTGTGCTACGCCGGAGCCAGCAGTCAACCTATTGGCTCCCGATTCAACAAGTGA